A single Zootoca vivipara chromosome 1, rZooViv1.1, whole genome shotgun sequence DNA region contains:
- the FOXA1 gene encoding hepatocyte nuclear factor 3-alpha: MLGTVKMEGHETSDWNSYYADTQEAYSTVPVGNMNSGLGSMNSMNTYMSMNAMTTSGNMTSGSFNVSYANPSLGAGLSPGASGGAMNSMSAMGSALSPGGMNAMGSPQASLNGLGAYGAMGPPCMSPMGYAAPSLSRGGRDAKSFKRSYPHAKPPYSYISLITMAIQQAPSKMLTLSEIYQWIMDLFPYYRQNQQRWQNSIRHSLSFNDCFVKVARSPDKPGKGSYWTLHPDSGNMFENGCYLRRQKRFKCDKQPGGGKAGQGAVGGGGGGGGGGGGGNGSEGRKDPGGGGSPLHRGAKGGQLESAPSNPGSGSPQGLDHSGSGAELKPSVASAAAAAAAAAAAAVAAASVPPGPSLASLGHPGHSLGHHESQLHLKGDPHYSFNHPFSINNLMSSSEQQHKLDFKAYEQALQYSSYGAGLPGGLPLGSASMGGRGGIEPSALEPSYYQGVYSRPVLNTS, encoded by the coding sequence GCCTACTCGACGGTGCCTGTGGGCAACATGAACTCTGGCCTGGGCTCCATGAACTCCATGAACACCTACATGAGCATGAACGCCATGACCACCAGCGGCAACATGACGTCGGGCTCCTTCAACGTGTCCTACGCCAACCCCAGCCTGGGCGCGGGCCTGAGCCCTGGGGCGTCGGGGGGCGCCATGAACAGCATGTCGGCCATGGGTTCGGCGCTCAGCCCCGGCGGCATGAACGCGATGGGCAGCCCGCAGGCCTCTCTGAACGGGCTGGGCGCTTATGGGGCCATGGGTCCTCCGTGCATGAGCCCCATGGGGTATGCCGCGCCGTCGCTGAGCCGCGGCGGGCGGGACGCCAAGAGCTTCAAGCGCAGCTACCCGCACGCCAAGCCACCCTACTCGTACATCTCGCTCATTACCATGGCCATCCAGCAGGCGCCCAGCAAGATGCTCACGCTGAGCGAGATCTACCAGTGGATCATGGACCTGTTCCCCTACTACCGCCAGAACCAGCAACGCTGGCAGAACTCCATCCGCCACTCGCTCTCCTTCAACGACTGCTTCGTCAAGGTGGCGCGCTCGCCCGACAAGCCTGGCAAGGGCTCCTACTGGACGCTGCACCCGGACTCGGGCAACATGTTCGAGAACGGCTGCTACCTGCGCCGGCAGAAGCGCTTCAAGTGCGACAAGCAGCCCGGAGGCGGCAAAGCGGGACAAGGTGccgtcggaggaggaggaggtggtggcggcggcggcggcggcggcaacggcAGCGAAGGCAGGAAAGACCCCGGAGGAGGAGGTTCGCCTTTGCACCGAGGCGCCAAAGGAGGCCAGCTAGAGTCCGCCCCTTCGAATCCCGGCTCAGGCAGCCCGCAAGGCCTGGACCACAGCGGGAGTGGAGCTGAGCTGAAGCCGTCGGTGGCTTCGGCtgctgcggcggcggctgctgctgccgcagcaGCGGTGGCAGCGGCCTCTGTGCCCCCCGGGCCGAGCTTGGCCTCGCTGGGTCACCCGGGCCACTCTCTGGGTCACCACGAGTCTCAGCTGCACCTCAAGGGCGACCCGCACTATTCCTTCAACCACCCGTTCTCCATTAACAACCTCATGTCCTCCTCCGAACAGCAGCACAAGCTGGACTTCAAGGCTTACGAGCAAGCGCTGCAATATTCCTCCTACGGGGCCGGGCTGCCGGGAGGGCTGCCTCTGGGCAGCGCGTCCATGGGCGGCCGGGGAGGCATTGAGCCCTCGGCCCTGGAGCCGTCCTACTACCAAGGTGTGTATTCCAGACCCGTCCTAAATACGTCTTAG